A genomic window from Candidatus Pelagisphaera phototrophica includes:
- a CDS encoding Mrp/NBP35 family ATP-binding protein: protein MSKEAIKNALSTVKYPGFSRDIVSFGLVRSVDFENGNAVIGISVTTSDHSVAARIRDDVESALKAVPEVKNVDVNVLISPTKKPEESSSPGRANPADLPGVKNVIAVASGKGGVGKSTFSSNLACSLAKQLSDEGKKVGLLDCDIYGPSIPLMMGVGGRPEIEDESIIPLESHGIKVMSMGFLIDEDTPVVWRGPMIQKTINQFINNVKWGDLEIIVVDLPPGTGDAQLSLVQTIPLKGAIIVTTPQLAATQVAKRGARMLEKTNVPLLGVAENMSYLEGEDGSRQYIFGEGGGEKTAAELDIPLLGKIPLNPSIREAGDAGSPISVSKPDSPSAHAFDLIATEIMSQLNS from the coding sequence GTGAGTAAAGAAGCTATCAAAAACGCCCTAAGCACCGTGAAGTACCCTGGGTTTAGTCGGGATATCGTATCCTTTGGCCTAGTACGGTCCGTCGATTTCGAAAATGGGAACGCCGTGATTGGCATTTCCGTAACAACTAGCGATCACAGTGTGGCTGCCCGAATACGCGATGACGTCGAATCCGCCCTTAAAGCGGTTCCTGAGGTCAAAAACGTCGATGTGAACGTGTTGATCTCCCCCACGAAAAAGCCCGAGGAAAGCTCTAGTCCAGGCAGAGCCAATCCTGCCGATCTCCCAGGTGTCAAGAATGTCATCGCTGTGGCAAGCGGCAAAGGAGGCGTGGGAAAATCTACGTTCTCCTCTAACCTAGCCTGCTCCTTGGCAAAACAGCTTTCAGATGAGGGCAAAAAAGTCGGACTGCTGGACTGCGACATCTACGGACCCTCCATTCCGTTGATGATGGGGGTGGGTGGCCGACCCGAAATCGAAGACGAGTCAATCATTCCCCTCGAAAGCCACGGAATCAAGGTCATGTCCATGGGATTTCTTATCGACGAGGATACACCCGTGGTTTGGCGAGGCCCAATGATTCAAAAAACGATCAATCAGTTTATCAACAACGTCAAATGGGGTGACCTGGAAATTATCGTAGTCGACCTGCCTCCGGGAACCGGCGACGCCCAGCTTTCTCTCGTCCAAACCATACCCCTCAAAGGGGCCATTATCGTAACGACCCCTCAACTGGCAGCCACTCAAGTCGCGAAACGCGGGGCTCGGATGCTGGAGAAGACGAATGTACCCCTCCTCGGAGTGGCTGAGAATATGAGCTATCTCGAAGGGGAAGATGGATCGAGACAGTACATTTTCGGCGAAGGCGGTGGTGAGAAGACGGCGGCGGAACTCGACATTCCTCTTCTTGGCAAGATCCCTCTCAATCCCAGCATAAGGGAGGCCGGAGACGCGGGTTCGCCCATCTCAGTTTCTAAACCGGATTCCCCGTCGGCCCACGCGTTCGATCTGATCGCAACCGAAATAATGTCCCAACTGAACAGCTAA